The nucleotide window TGGACCTGGGTGCGCGCGGCGTGACCAGCGAGGCGTACCACGCGGGGCTCGCGCCGGAAGCGCGGTCGGCGGTGCAGCAGCGCTTCATGTCCGGGAAGACGAACGTGGTCGTGGCGACGAACGCCTTCGGCATGGGCATCGACAAGCCCGACATCCGCTTCGTGGTGCACGCGCAGGTGCCGCGCGCGGTGGAGGCCTATTACCAGGAGGTCGGCCGCGCCGGTCGCGATGGCGCGCCTGCGACCGCGCTGCTGCTCTTCAACCACGCCGACGTCTATCTGCAAGAGCGGCTGCTGGCGTCGAGCTATCCCACGCCCTCGCTGGTGCGCGACGTCTGGGAGCGCCTTCGCTTCGAGCCGCTGGTGCGCACGCCCATCGCCGCGCTCGCCTCGCAGATTGGCGCGGAAGAACAACAGGTCCACGCGGCGGTGAAGCTCCTCGAGCGCGCGGGCCACCTGGATCGCGGGGCGCGCGGCGATGGACCGGCGGAGCTGGCCATCGTCGATCGGCTGCAACCCAAGCTCGGTCACCTCGGGCTGGTGCTCGATTGTCTGCGGCAGAAGCTGCCCGGCGACGGTGCGTCAGCGCTGTACCTGGAAGAGCTCGTCGGAGCCGTGGGCTTGCCCATCCTCGCCGTGCGTCGGGCGCTGGCGCAGCTCGCGCGCGAGGGCCTCATCGCCTACAAGCCGCCGTTCGCGGGTCGCGCGCTCGCCATTCGCGATCTCGGTCTGCCGAGCGGCGAGCTGGGCATCGACTTCGACGCGCTGGCAAGACGGGAAGAGCAGTCGAAGCGGATGCTCAAGCGCATGGCGAGCTACGCGTACGCGAAGTCGTGTCGGCGCGGCTTCATCCTGCGCTACTTCGGCGAGCGCGCCCCCCAGCGCTGCGGCAATTGTGATCTCTGCGCGCCGCGAAGGCCGAAGCGAGGCGCCCAGTCGAGCTCCAGCGCCGAGAGCAGCTGGTCGCTCCTGGACCAGGGCTTCTCGCTCGACGAGGTGGCGCGGCTGCGCGGCATCAGCGCTGAGACCGCGCTCAGCCACCTGGCCACGGCCGCGCGCATGGGGCGTCCGATTGCGCTGGATCGCTTCGTTCCGCCGGCGCGGCAGGCGCGGATCCGGGCGGTGGCGGCGCTGCACCCGCACGCGCGGCTCGGCGAGCTGCGGCGCGCGCTGGGCGATGTGAGCTACGGCGAGCTGCGACTGACGCTGGCCGTGGGCCGCGACGCGGCTCAGCCCATCGATTCCAGGTAGCGCGCGGTGGCGTCGCCCAGGTACCCGAGGATGGCGATTTCACCCTCCGTGAACCGGCTCGACGACTTCTTGTTCAGCACTTCCAGGCAGCCGAACGAGCGGCCCGCGCGGATCATGGGCACGCAGAGGATGCTCTGGGTTGGGTAGCCGATGCGCTCGGAGATGGCGCGGTAGAAGCGCGGGTCGCGCTGGGCGTCGGAGATGGCGATGGAGATGCCCTCCAGCGAGCAGAAGCCCACGATGCCCACGCCCATGGGCACGCGCGGATTCAGCCGCAGGAGCTCCTTCGACTTCGGCCCGCGCGCCGCGCCCAGGGTGAGGTCGTTCGTCGAAAGGTCGGCCAGGAAGATCGAGCCCGCCTCGGCGGCGATCTTCTCCATGGCCAGGTCGAGGATGAACTCCAGCGCCTCGTCGGGCGAGCTGAACTCCTCCAGCTCCTGCACGCGCTCGAAGAGCTCGGCGAGCACGTCGTCGACGTTCTCCACCTTCTCCGGCTTGTCGCGCCCGATGCGCCCGGTGGGCGGCCTCACTTCCTTCTGCGGTACCTCGGTCACGTTCTTGGCGATGCCCGAGGGCCGCCGGGTGAACCCGCTCTTGGGCCGCGCGCCCGAGGGCGGCCGCGCGGGGTTGAAGCCCGGCGGTGGAATACTGGGCGGCCGGCCCTTCCCGGGCTGCACCGCGGGCTGCGGCGAGGGCATCGTCTGGGCCATGGCCGGTGCGTTCTTGGCGTCGTTGCGCGCCTGCTCGGCGATCATCTGCGGCGGAATGCCGGGCAGCGTGGCCTTGGCGCTGAACGCCGGCTGCAGCTCGGGCTCGGTGGCGGGCCGCGCGGCGCTCTTGGTCGCTGCACCAGGCGGCACGAACTCCATCGCCGGCTGGGGCGGCAGCGTGGCCGCTTCGGTCGCGCCCGTCTTGGGTGCGGGCGCATGTGCCTGCACCGCGGGAAGGTCGAGCTGTGTGGAGCGACCCGGCAGGGGATCGAACGGGTTGGGCTCGGGCGCCGCAGCGTTCACCGTCGCCATCGACATGGGCGCGGTCGGCTCCTGCGGCGCCTCCATCTCGGTGATGCGGAAGACCCGGTGGCTCTTGGGGTCGGTGACGTGGATGGAGTTGTCGTCCTGGATGTCGACCAGGAAGTTGCTGCCGGTGCCGCCCTTCTCGCCGATCTTCTTCAGGCCCGTGTTCAGGGCAGCGAGCCAGTTGTCGGCCTCGACGCGAAAAGTGAGGTCGAAGGTGCCGGCGCCAGCGGCGGGGATGAACACCTCGAACTTGGCCATGAAGGGGGCTCCGAGGAGAACGGTGCGGCCCACCATCAAAGCCTGAAACCTGCCGCGAGGCGAGCCCCGAGCGGGCGATCCGGTTGGATCAACGGATCAAAACCGCACGCGCTCTGCCAGAAACTTCCGCAAGCGCAGGGCGAGCAGGAGCGGCTGCTCCACCAGGGCCGCGTGCGAGCCGCCCGGAATGACGAAGAGCTCCGCCTCGGGGATGAGCGCGGCCATCTCCTGCGACACGGAGAGCGGCGTGAACAGGTCGCGATCGCCGGCCACCACCAACGTGGGGATGTCCATCGCCCGGAGCTGCGCGGTGGCGTCGTGCTGCTGCATGCTCTCCGCGAGGTTCAGGTAGAGCTGCAGGTCCACCCGGCAGTTGTGCTCGAGGTACGGCTCGAGCGCGCTCTTGGGGCAGAGCTCGGGGTGCACCAGCCGCAGGATGCGCGCGGTGGGGTCCGCGATGGGCGAGCGCATGGCGGCCGCGGTGGCGCGCGCGAGCAGCCTTGGCGCCAGCGGGATCGCGCGGCGCATGACGGCGAAGCCCTTGAGCGAGTGCTTGGTGTTGAAGAAGGTGTCGATGGGCCGGCGGTAGGTGCCCAGCGTGGGCACCAGGCCCGCCACGGCCTTGGGCCGCAGCCGTGCCACCTCGAAGCCCACCTGGGTGCCCATGCTGTGGCCGAGCAGCACCGCGCGCGGGATGTCGAGCTGGTCGAGCACGGCGAGCGCGTCCTCGGCGCAGCCCTGGAGCGTGGCCGACGCGCGCTCGAGCGGATCGTCGGAGAGGCCGTGGCCGCGGTAGTCCCAGCGGATGACGGTGAAGTCGCTGCTGAGCTCGCGCGCCACCGGCGCCCAGAAGAACGTGGAGACCCCGATGCCGTTGCTGCACAGGAGCGCGGGGCCGCTGCCTTCGGCGCGCCAGTAGAGGCGGGTGCCGTCGGCGGCGTGGGCGTAGCCCTCGCGCACGGGAGCGGGCTCAGGGGGCCTGGGGCTGGCGCGGTACACGGAACGTTCCTAACCGAAGCCGGAGGCCGGCGCCGCAAGCGGCGCGCCCGTTCGCGCGGAGGCGGACAGGCGGCCGGCTGCTACGGCGTGGGCGGCGTCTCGGGCGGCGTGGGCGACATGCCCTCTCGCTCGAGGATGTTGAACTCCGTGCGGCGGTTCTCGGCGCGGCCCTTGGAGGTCTTGTTGCTCGAGATGGGCTTGTCCGGACCGAAGCCGTGGGCCTCGAGGCGGCTGGAGTCGACGCCCTCGTGCTGCACGAGGAAGTCGCGCACCGAGTCGGCGCGGTCCTGGCTGAGCTTCATGTTGTGGGCGTGGGAACCCACGTTGTCCGTGTGCCCGTCGACGCTCACGCGCTTCACGTCGGGGAAGTCCTTGAGCACCTGGGCGACCTCGTGCAGCAGCTCGAAGCTGTCGGGGAGGACCTTGCTCTTGTTGGTGGCGAAGTGGACCTGCTGCTTGATCTCGATCTTGTCCTTCTTCATCACCACGAGCTTGTAGACCTTGGGCGGGCAGCCGTTGGTCTTGGGGTTATCGGTCTTCACGCCCGGCTCGTCGGGGCAGGCGTCCACGTTGTCGGCGATGCCGTCGCCGTCGCGGTCGCCGGGGCAGCCGTTGGTCTTGGGATCGTTGGTGCGCACGCCGGGCACGTCGATGCAGGCGTCTTCCCAGTCGGCGATCTTGTCGCCGTCGGCGTCCGGGCAGCCCATGGTCTCGAGCGGGCCGGGGTTGTTGGGGCACTTGTCCTTGGCGTCGACGATGCCGTCGCCGTCGTTGTCGGGCTCGGGGCAGCCGTCCTCGTCCTGGAAGCCGTCGTAGTCCTCAGGCTGCGTGGGGCAGCGGTCGAGGTCGTCGGGGATGCCGTCGCCGTCGGTGTCCTTGGAGACGGGGCAGCCCGCGTTCTCCTTGGGGCCGGGGACGTCGGGGCACTTGTCCTCGTCGTCGTAGACGCCATCGCCGTCGCGGTCGGTGCGCTCCACCACCACCGGCTTGGGCGGCTCCTTCACCACCACGTTCTTCGGCCCGCAGTCGCGCGAGAGCACGAGGGCCTTCTTGATGTTCTCCTCGGCGATGGAGATGTGGTCCTGGGCGCGCACGGAGTTGCCCTCGAGCAACTCGCCGTGGGCGAAGTCGAGGTTCGCCTCGGCCAGCGCGAGCTCGCGGGGGGCGCACTTCTTGGCGTTCTGCTGCTTGGCGCGCTCGATGTCGTTGCGGATGACGTCGCTGTCGGCGCGGATCTTGTTGCCCGAGACGCACGAGAGCGCAGCGGCGGCGAGCGCCGACACGGCGAGCAACTTCACAACCTGGCGCATGGGGCTCCGGATCACGGGGTGGCAGGCGGAGTGGCGACGCCCTGCTCCTTCACGTGGTTGACCGCGATGTCCTTGGCCTTCTTGGCGTTGTCGAGGGCCTTCTGGGCGAAGTCGATGCAGACCTCGTAGTCGGCGTAGCCCTGCTCCTCGCGGGCCTTGTGCAGGTAGGCGTCGGCGAGGGTGTACTCGTAGGGCGCGAACTTGGGGCCGTCGGCGGCGCGCGCGGCCTCGAGCTGGGTGTCGGCGTCCAGGATGAGCGACGTGCTCTGGATGGGGCCGCAGCCGGTGAGGCCGAACGCGGCGAGGACCAGGGCTGCGATTGCGACGCGGAGGCGCATGTGGCGATGTCTCCCTCGGCCGTTTCGGTTGAAACGGCGCCCCGATCCCAGCGCTAAGGCGTAGCATCGCCTGAAGAACATGGTCAAGGAAATGACCTCGCGTTTTGCACCGCGGTCTCGCTGGTTCTTGCGGTGGCGGGTTTTTCCCGTGCCGCGCGCCATCGCTTAAGCTCGCTGCCCGATGGCCCAGTTGTCGGCGCCGCTGCCGTTCGGAAAGTACGAGCTCCTCCGCCGGATCGGCGCGGGCGGCATGGGCGAGGTGTTCCTGGCGCGCCAGCACGGTGCGCCGCAGGGCGAAGTGATCGTCATCAAGAAGATCCTGCCCCACCTGAGCGAGGACCAGGGCTTCGTGGGCCGCTTCGTCGACGAGGCCAAGGTCGTGGTGCTGCTCAACCATCCGAACATCTGCCGCACCTTCGACATGGGCGAGGTGGATGGCCAGTTCTTCATGGCCATGGAGTACGTGGAGGGAAAGACGCTGGCGAAGACCGAGAGCCGCCTGCGCGAGATGAACTACAGCTTCCCGGTGGAGCTCGCGCTCTGGGTGTGCGCGCAGACCTGCGACGGCCTGGCGCAAGCGCATCGACAGACGGACCTGGAGGGCAAGCCGCTGGAGGTGGTGCACCGCGACGTGTCGCCGAGCAACATCATGGTGACCTACGAAGGCGCGGTGAAGATCATCGACTGGGGCGCCGCGCTCTCGACGTTGAAAGAAGAGATGACCGCGCCGCGCGTGGTGATCGGCAACCTCTCGTACATGGCGCCGGAGCACGCGCGGAAGCAGCATGTGGATCCGCGCGCCGACATCTTCAGCATGGGCGTGGTGCTCTGGGAGCTGCTCACCTGGCAGCTCATCCCCGCCGACGGCGATCCCATCGATCGCTGGAAGCGGGCGGCGCGGCCCAATTTCCAGAAGCCGTCGTTCTACCGGCCGGATCTGCCGAAAGAGATCGACGCCATGGTGACGCGCGCGCTGCAGACCGAGCCGCGCGAGCGCTTCCCCGATGCGGCCAGCTTCCGCGACGAGCTCATGAATTGCCTGCACGCGCGCTGGCCGCAGACGAGCGCGAGCAAGCTGGGCGCGTTCATGCGGGCGGTGTTCCAGGCCGAGGTGGAGGCCGAGCGCGCCATCGTGGCCGAGGTGATGGGCACGTCGGTGCACGGGGTGAACGTGACCGGCACCGTCACCGCACCCGGGCCGGTGACCGATCCCTTCGACACCGCCGGCGCGTCTCGAAGCGATCCCATGCCCGCCATGCTCGACCTCACCCAGCCCGGCTCGCCCGCGCTGGGCCGCGAGCTCTCGGATCCGGCGGCGCGCGCGACGGTCCCCGGCCGCCCGCCCATCGACCTCGCGGAGTTCGGCGCGGAGCTCTCGCTGGCGCCCAAGGCGCCCATCGGGTCCACGGGGACCCGGAGCGAGCTCAGCATCTCCACCGACGGCGGCGAGTCGACGGCGCCGCAAGCCCGGCCCATGCAGCGCACGCCCACCAACATGAAGCGGCCGCTGCCGACGTACGTCTGGGCGGCGGTAGGCGTGGGCCTCGGGTTTTTCCTGGTGGGATTGGTGTTTGTGCTGATGAAGTGATCGCCCCAACAGGCTGATCCGCAAGTGCCGGCTTTTCGTTGACTCGGCGCGCCGCGGCTTGTAGAAGCCGCACCCGAAAACGGGCTGGTTTTCACATGGCGGACGAGCGGCCACCCAGCGACGCTGAGAAGCGCGCCGCCGAGGTCGCCCGAACTGCCGATGCGTACCGAAGCAGCCAGCCCTATTTCGACGCCGTCTGGCGGTTGGTAGGCGGCGTGGGCGTGGGCGTGGGCGGCGGGTACATGCTGGACAAGTGGCTGAACACCACCCCTTGGCTCCTGGTGGCCGGGTCGGTGGTGGGGATGACGGCAGGGTTCATCGGTTTTTTTCAGTCGATCACGCGGGCAAGTCAGCGCAAGTAGCCAGCCTCCATGAGCTCCTCCGGCCGACACCACCTCGCCTTCGTGATGGCGGGCGCGATTGCGGGGATCTGCGCGCAGTTGCTCGTGGCCGGTCCCGAGCGCCTGGGCGCGATGATCGGGCTCACCGCGGGGCTCGCCTCCGGGTTCATCTCGCTGGCCTGGGTGGGTACGGCCGCGCAGAAGAGCATCAACGCCGCGCTGATGGCCGTGGTGGGCGGCTTCCTCATTCGAATTTTGCTGGTGCCTGCGGCGCTGCTCGGCTGCAAGGCGGCGGGCGGCTCCACCGTGACGTGCGCGGTGGGCTTCTTCGTCCTCTATGCGGTGGGGCAGGTGCTGGAGATCCTCCTCGTCGGGGCGCGGGCGCGTCAGGAGAAGCGGGCATGAAGCGGCTGGTGCTCTGGGGCTTGGGGTTGTCGCTCTTCGTGGGCGCCGGCGCGGCGTTCGCCCAGGAGCCGGAGCACGCCCACGCGGCGGCGGCCGAGGGCGCCGAGGGCGAGGAGAGCAAGGCCTCCGTCTCGGACGTGATCTTCGGCCACGTCTCCGACGAGCATCAGCTCGAGTTCCAGAGCCCGTTCGGCGGCGAGGTTCGCATCGCGCTGCCGGAGTGGAAGCACGCCTTCGGCATCGAGTGGCTGGATCTCTCCATCACCAAGCACACGGTGTGGATGTGGATCGCCGCGGTGCTGGTGATCTTGATCTTCGCGATTGGCCGGCCGCGCAGCATCACGCCCTCGGGCTTCGGCATCGTGCTGGAGACGCTGGTGCTCTTCGTGCGCGACGAGATCGCCAAGCCCACCATCGGCGACCCGGAGTACAAGCGCTACACGCCGTACCTCTGCAGTGCGTTCTTCTTCATCCTGGTCTGCAACCTGCTGGGCGTGCTGCCCTACACCGCCACCCCGACCGGAAACGTCTCGGTCACGGCGGCGCTGGCGCTGTTCACCTTCATCATCACGCAGATGGCGAGCATCCGCGCGGCGGGCATCGGCGGCTACCTGGCGCACCTCACCGGCGGCGTGCACTGGGCGCTGTGGCCGATCATGATCCCCATCGAGATCATGGGCCTGTTTGCCAAGCCCTTCGCGCTGGCGCTGCGCCTCTTCGCCAACATGGTGGCCGGGCACATCGTCATCTTCTACCTGCTGGCGCTGATCTTCATCTTCAAGAGCATCCTCATCGCGCCCGCGTCGGTGTTCCTTGCGGTCTGCATCTACATGCTGGAGCTCTTCGTGGCGCTCCTGCAGGCGTACGTCTTCACCATGCTGTCGGCGGTGTTCATCGGACTGGGCGTCGCCATGGGCCACCACGGCCACGATGACCACGGCCACGACGAGCACGAGGGCAAGCCGGCTCACTAGGCCTCGCTTTTCACGGAGTAGCAGCAACACCCTTTGGAGGAGTCACACACAATGAACAACATCGCGTTGGGTTATCTGTCGGCGGGTATCGGTGCGGGGCTGGCGGTCATTGGTGCGGGCCTGGGCATTGGCCGTCTGGCGGGCGACGCGCTCGCGGGCGTGTCGCGGCAGCCCTCGGCGGGCGGCGACATCCGCACCACCATGATCATCGCGGCGGCGCTCATCGAGGGCGTGACCCTCTTCGCCGAAGTGATCTGCATCATCCTCGCCACCAAGGCGTAGTCGGCGAGGGTGAAGGAAGGCGGGGCCCTCTCGCGAGGGCTCCACAACATCCGGCGCGCCGGAGGTCGGCGCGCGGGCGATTTCGCGGAGGCGTACCGTGGCCGTGCTGCTCGCCAGCCTGATTGACGTGAACCCCGGGCTCATCGCCTGGACGCTCATCACCTTCATCCTGGTGATGATTGTGCTCAGCCGCGTGGCCTGGAAGCCGATCCTGGGCCTCATCGACGAGCGCGAGAAGGCCATCGTCGACGCCATCGACGCGGCCAAGAAGGAGCGCGCCGAGGCCGAGCGCCTGCTCGCGGAGCAGAAGTCGGCCATCGCCGACGCGCGCCGCGAGGCCGCGGAGATGATGGCCAAGAACCGCGACGAGGTGGCCAAGTTCCGCGAGGAGCTGATGGCCAAGAGCAAGAAGGAGGCGGACGACCTCCTCGCCAACGCGCGCCGCACCATCGACGAGGAGCGGGTGAAGGCCGTGGCCGAGGTGAAGACCAAGGCCGTGGACCTGGTGCTCGCCGCGACCGCGAAGCTGCTCGGCACCCAGCTCGACGAGAGCAAGCACCGGCAGCTGGTGAACGAGTACATCGAGAAGCTGCCCAACCCGCCGCGCGCGTAGATCGCCGTCGGGCTGGAAGCGGAACGGGCGCCCCTCGCGAGAGGAGCGCCCGTTTGCGTTGCGGGCTCTGGCTACTGGAAGAGCTTCTGGACGGCCTGCTTGTCGTTGGGGAAGTCGAAGTGCGAGGAGAGCGTGTAGCCGTTCTCCGGATCCAGGATGTGCGAGCGGGTCATCTTCACCGCGTCGACCTTGTCGTGCGGGAACGAGTAGAGGTCCACGAGCTGCGCGACCTGGTCGCAGGTGAAGAACTCGTGCGCTGCGGCCGTGCGCAGCACGCTCAGCTGCTGCTGCGGAAAGCTCTCGCCCTGAATGGCCTGCACCAGCCGCGCGAAGCGGTCGGCCGGCATGGGCGTCGGGCCCGGGGGCGGCGGCGGTGGAGGAGGCGGCGCCTGGGTGGTGGTGACCACGAGGGGGCCCGTCTGCGGCCCGCGCGGCACCTCGCCGCGGCTCACCCAGAGCTTGGCCACCGCGCCGGGGCGGGTCTGGACGTGGCGCGTCCAGATGGAGCCGTCGCCGAAGACGACCTGCAGGCGGAAGCGCTGGTCCGGGGCGGCGTCGAAGACGGTGGGCACCTCATCGGCGTAGACCTCGCGGCCCTCGTGGAAGACGTGCAGCACCGCGCCCTCGGGTGCCAGGACCTTGATGCGCGTGCGGCCATACGGGTCGCGCTGGACGACGAGGCGGTGATCGCCCTCCTCCTCCACGAACCGACCGCCGGCGCCCTCGTAGCCCCAGACGCCCACGCGGACCTTGCCCTCAGGGGTGTCCATCCAGAGCTGCTGGCCTTGCGCCTGCGCGCGTGCGGCGACGAGGAGCATTGCCGCGATGAGAAGGGTCCGGGTCATGGTGAGCCTCCGTGCGGCTGGACGGCCGCTCGCTGATACCCATTCAACCCCGTCCGCGCGCGGACCGGGCAAGCTTTTCGGGGCGGCCGGCAAGGCGAGCAAAAACGCGGCGATGCTGCTAGAAGCGCCCGCGGCTTTCTCCCGGAGTAGTCGGAATGGCGCTGTCGATCGGCATCGTGGGACTGCCCAACGTGGGCAAGAGCACCCTCTTCAACGCGCTCTCGGGCGCGAGCGTGCTCGCGGCGAACTACCCCTTCGCCACCAAGGACCCCAACGTGGGCGTGGTGCCGGTGCCCGATGAGCGCTTGCAGAAGCTCGCCGCCATCTACAACCCGAAGAAGGTGCTGCCCACCACCTTGGAGTTCGTGGACATCGCTGGCCTGGTGCGCGGCGCCAGCAAGGGCGAGGGCCTGGGCAACCAGTTCCTGGGCAACATCCGCGAGGTGACCGCGGTGGCGCACGTGCTGCGCTGCTTCGAGGACACCAACATCACCCACGTGGAGGGCGGTATCGACCCCACCCGCGACGCCGAGGTGGTGAACACCGAGCTCTGCATCAAGGATCTCGAGACCGTGGAGAAGCGCAAGGAGCGCGCCCAGAAGAACTCCAAGGCCCCCGGGAAGGCCGGCGAGGAGGCCAAGCTGGAGATGGCGCTGCTCGAGAAGGTCGCCAAGGCCCTCGACGGCGGCAAGGCCGTGCGTGCCCAGGGCCTGAACGAAGAGGAGCGCGCCGCCCTCCGCGACCTGCAGCTGCTCACGGCCAAGCCGGTGCTCTATGTGGCCAACGTGGCCGAGGGCCAGCTCGCCAAGGCCGACAGCGATCCGAACGTGCAGGCCGTGAAGAAGCTCGCCGAGGCGGAGAAGGCCGGCGTGGTGATCATCTGCGCCGGACTCGAGGCCGAGATCCAACAGCTGCCCGAAGCCGAGCGCCCCGGGTTCCTGGAGAGCGCCGGCTTGAGCGAGCCGGGCCTCAACAGGCTCGTGCGCGAGGGCTACAAGCTCCTCGGGCTCATCACCTACTTCACGTGCGGTGAGCAGGAGGTCCGCGCCTGGACCATCACCCGCGGCACCCTCGC belongs to Deltaproteobacteria bacterium and includes:
- a CDS encoding RecQ family ATP-dependent DNA helicase, translating into MNETVNIDEALQKHFGFPAFREGQRQVISAVLAGTPTLGIMPTGQGKSLCFQLPALLLPGLTLVVSPLVALMKDQVDALTERGMPATFINSSISETERRERLAKAVRGEVKLLYVAPERFRVTQFVDALSKIQLALLAVDEAHCISQWGHDFRPDYTRLGEIRAILKPPRTVALTATATPEVRADIVRALGLSDPLVFVAGFDRPNLYLDVRQLRTWRQKLTATLVLARDGQSGIVYAATRKKAERLAVDLGARGVTSEAYHAGLAPEARSAVQQRFMSGKTNVVVATNAFGMGIDKPDIRFVVHAQVPRAVEAYYQEVGRAGRDGAPATALLLFNHADVYLQERLLASSYPTPSLVRDVWERLRFEPLVRTPIAALASQIGAEEQQVHAAVKLLERAGHLDRGARGDGPAELAIVDRLQPKLGHLGLVLDCLRQKLPGDGASALYLEELVGAVGLPILAVRRALAQLAREGLIAYKPPFAGRALAIRDLGLPSGELGIDFDALARREEQSKRMLKRMASYAYAKSCRRGFILRYFGERAPQRCGNCDLCAPRRPKRGAQSSSSAESSWSLLDQGFSLDEVARLRGISAETALSHLATAARMGRPIALDRFVPPARQARIRAVAALHPHARLGELRRALGDVSYGELRLTLAVGRDAAQPIDSR
- a CDS encoding GAF domain-containing protein translates to MAKFEVFIPAAGAGTFDLTFRVEADNWLAALNTGLKKIGEKGGTGSNFLVDIQDDNSIHVTDPKSHRVFRITEMEAPQEPTAPMSMATVNAAAPEPNPFDPLPGRSTQLDLPAVQAHAPAPKTGATEAATLPPQPAMEFVPPGAATKSAARPATEPELQPAFSAKATLPGIPPQMIAEQARNDAKNAPAMAQTMPSPQPAVQPGKGRPPSIPPPGFNPARPPSGARPKSGFTRRPSGIAKNVTEVPQKEVRPPTGRIGRDKPEKVENVDDVLAELFERVQELEEFSSPDEALEFILDLAMEKIAAEAGSIFLADLSTNDLTLGAARGPKSKELLRLNPRVPMGVGIVGFCSLEGISIAISDAQRDPRFYRAISERIGYPTQSILCVPMIRAGRSFGCLEVLNKKSSSRFTEGEIAILGYLGDATARYLESMG
- a CDS encoding alpha/beta fold hydrolase: MYRASPRPPEPAPVREGYAHAADGTRLYWRAEGSGPALLCSNGIGVSTFFWAPVARELSSDFTVIRWDYRGHGLSDDPLERASATLQGCAEDALAVLDQLDIPRAVLLGHSMGTQVGFEVARLRPKAVAGLVPTLGTYRRPIDTFFNTKHSLKGFAVMRRAIPLAPRLLARATAAAMRSPIADPTARILRLVHPELCPKSALEPYLEHNCRVDLQLYLNLAESMQQHDATAQLRAMDIPTLVVAGDRDLFTPLSVSQEMAALIPEAELFVIPGGSHAALVEQPLLLALRLRKFLAERVRF
- a CDS encoding OmpA family protein — protein: MRQVVKLLAVSALAAAALSCVSGNKIRADSDVIRNDIERAKQQNAKKCAPRELALAEANLDFAHGELLEGNSVRAQDHISIAEENIKKALVLSRDCGPKNVVVKEPPKPVVVERTDRDGDGVYDDEDKCPDVPGPKENAGCPVSKDTDGDGIPDDLDRCPTQPEDYDGFQDEDGCPEPDNDGDGIVDAKDKCPNNPGPLETMGCPDADGDKIADWEDACIDVPGVRTNDPKTNGCPGDRDGDGIADNVDACPDEPGVKTDNPKTNGCPPKVYKLVVMKKDKIEIKQQVHFATNKSKVLPDSFELLHEVAQVLKDFPDVKRVSVDGHTDNVGSHAHNMKLSQDRADSVRDFLVQHEGVDSSRLEAHGFGPDKPISSNKTSKGRAENRRTEFNILEREGMSPTPPETPPTP
- a CDS encoding DUF4398 domain-containing protein, whose translation is MRLRVAIAALVLAAFGLTGCGPIQSTSLILDADTQLEAARAADGPKFAPYEYTLADAYLHKAREEQGYADYEVCIDFAQKALDNAKKAKDIAVNHVKEQGVATPPATP
- a CDS encoding serine/threonine protein kinase, producing the protein MAQLSAPLPFGKYELLRRIGAGGMGEVFLARQHGAPQGEVIVIKKILPHLSEDQGFVGRFVDEAKVVVLLNHPNICRTFDMGEVDGQFFMAMEYVEGKTLAKTESRLREMNYSFPVELALWVCAQTCDGLAQAHRQTDLEGKPLEVVHRDVSPSNIMVTYEGAVKIIDWGAALSTLKEEMTAPRVVIGNLSYMAPEHARKQHVDPRADIFSMGVVLWELLTWQLIPADGDPIDRWKRAARPNFQKPSFYRPDLPKEIDAMVTRALQTEPRERFPDAASFRDELMNCLHARWPQTSASKLGAFMRAVFQAEVEAERAIVAEVMGTSVHGVNVTGTVTAPGPVTDPFDTAGASRSDPMPAMLDLTQPGSPALGRELSDPAARATVPGRPPIDLAEFGAELSLAPKAPIGSTGTRSELSISTDGGESTAPQARPMQRTPTNMKRPLPTYVWAAVGVGLGFFLVGLVFVLMK
- a CDS encoding AtpZ/AtpI family protein, which codes for MADERPPSDAEKRAAEVARTADAYRSSQPYFDAVWRLVGGVGVGVGGGYMLDKWLNTTPWLLVAGSVVGMTAGFIGFFQSITRASQRK
- the atpB gene encoding F0F1 ATP synthase subunit A, translated to MKRLVLWGLGLSLFVGAGAAFAQEPEHAHAAAAEGAEGEESKASVSDVIFGHVSDEHQLEFQSPFGGEVRIALPEWKHAFGIEWLDLSITKHTVWMWIAAVLVILIFAIGRPRSITPSGFGIVLETLVLFVRDEIAKPTIGDPEYKRYTPYLCSAFFFILVCNLLGVLPYTATPTGNVSVTAALALFTFIITQMASIRAAGIGGYLAHLTGGVHWALWPIMIPIEIMGLFAKPFALALRLFANMVAGHIVIFYLLALIFIFKSILIAPASVFLAVCIYMLELFVALLQAYVFTMLSAVFIGLGVAMGHHGHDDHGHDEHEGKPAH
- the atpE gene encoding ATP synthase F0 subunit C, with protein sequence MNNIALGYLSAGIGAGLAVIGAGLGIGRLAGDALAGVSRQPSAGGDIRTTMIIAAALIEGVTLFAEVICIILATKA
- the atpF gene encoding F0F1 ATP synthase subunit B, which codes for MIVLSRVAWKPILGLIDEREKAIVDAIDAAKKERAEAERLLAEQKSAIADARREAAEMMAKNRDEVAKFREELMAKSKKEADDLLANARRTIDEERVKAVAEVKTKAVDLVLAATAKLLGTQLDESKHRQLVNEYIEKLPNPPRA
- a CDS encoding DUF4476 domain-containing protein encodes the protein MTRTLLIAAMLLVAARAQAQGQQLWMDTPEGKVRVGVWGYEGAGGRFVEEEGDHRLVVQRDPYGRTRIKVLAPEGAVLHVFHEGREVYADEVPTVFDAAPDQRFRLQVVFGDGSIWTRHVQTRPGAVAKLWVSRGEVPRGPQTGPLVVTTTQAPPPPPPPPPGPTPMPADRFARLVQAIQGESFPQQQLSVLRTAAAHEFFTCDQVAQLVDLYSFPHDKVDAVKMTRSHILDPENGYTLSSHFDFPNDKQAVQKLFQ
- the ychF gene encoding redox-regulated ATPase YchF, with translation MALSIGIVGLPNVGKSTLFNALSGASVLAANYPFATKDPNVGVVPVPDERLQKLAAIYNPKKVLPTTLEFVDIAGLVRGASKGEGLGNQFLGNIREVTAVAHVLRCFEDTNITHVEGGIDPTRDAEVVNTELCIKDLETVEKRKERAQKNSKAPGKAGEEAKLEMALLEKVAKALDGGKAVRAQGLNEEERAALRDLQLLTAKPVLYVANVAEGQLAKADSDPNVQAVKKLAEAEKAGVVIICAGLEAEIQQLPEAERPGFLESAGLSEPGLNRLVREGYKLLGLITYFTCGEQEVRAWTITRGTLAPGAAGVIHTDFERGFIKAEIFGYDDIMRLGSEQGVKEKGLLRMEGKEYVVRDGDIVHFRFNV